The segment TTTTGTCTTAACCTCTGCTCCAAATTCCGTTTCAGTGGAAGCGTTAGGAAATATGCAGTCATCAGGATCGTTCGTAAGTCCTGCAGGTATCCCCTCTGATCCGTAAAGGTATCCCTGTATTCTGAGATTTGAATATGAAACACCCACATGATTGGTATTTAAACTTCCGGAGGTACTTTCTCCAAAATCTCTGGGGTAAAGCATTTTACGTCCGCGTATACTGGACAGCCATGTTTCACATTTACCTTTGCAGTCCGCAAGACATAAAGTACAAAGTCCTGACTCCGCAGGATTGCCTCTGTTCACAGTTCCCAAGGCATCGTTTGATTTAAGATAATTCATTATTTCCTCCTCTGATTTTTTCCAGAAAAATCATTACATTATAATATGATTTATATTATTTTCAATACAAAATAAGGCAATTGGTCTAAAAAGCCTTTTTTAATTATAGGCAAACTTGTTAAAATATAATTCATTATCCATCTGGAGGCTTTTGAGAAACTCTGTTTGGTCATGCTATAACATCTGCCAAGTGGCGGATAAATTTGCTCAGATGCTACAGTGTGACGATATCTCAAAGTCTCATCTCTAAAATATTATTGACATATCCATTTTATAAAGATATTCTTGAAAAGTGAGGTTAAAAATGATTATCCGCATAAAAATTATGAATATAAAATCTAAAGAGCTTTTCAGCAGTTAGCTGGGAAGCTCTTTTTTTTATATATGAGTATCTATCAGGAGGTATCATGAATAACAACAATGAAAAGTCAGAAACCGGGAAGATAGAAAAGGAAATTTTGAATAAACATGAATTGGACAGCATTATCACTCGGATTACTTTTCAGATTCTTGAAAAATGCAGCAATTTTGAGAATATTGCTCTGATCGGGATAAAAAGAAGAGGGGCTATTCTTGCAGATAGAATTAATGACAAAATAAAGGATCACAGCGGCAAAAAAGTGCCCGTGGGATATCTGGATATCACTCTTTACAGAGACGACTTAACAGAGATAGCGGATTATCCTTTGTTATCAGGTACTGAAATTGATTTCAGGGTAAAGGGGAAAAACATTATTCTTATTGACGATGTAATCTTCACCGGAAGAACAGTCAGATCAGCTCTGGATGCAATTATCGACTTTGGCAGGCCGGAGAAAATTATACTCACCTGTCTCATAGACAGAGGGCACAGAGAGCTGCCCATTCAAGCCGACTTTACAGGCAAATATGTTCCCACAAGCCTTGATGAAAAGATCAATGTGAAACTCAGAGAACTGGACGAAGTGGATTCTGTCAGTATTGAAAAAAATGAAGACGGAGTGTAAGTATGAGTTTTAAGAGGAAAGATCTGGTTGGATTAAAAGATTTAAGCGCTGAAGAAATCTTATTTATTCTTGGGACTGCAGAAAAGTTTAAAGAGATAGGCAAGCGTGATGTCAAAAAAGTTCCCACTTTGAAAGGCAGAACAGTAGTGAATCTTTTTTTTGAGCCGTCAACGAGGACCCGCACATCTTTCGAAATAGCCGGTAAAAGGCTTTCTGCTGACACAATTAATTTTTCCTCTTCCTCCAGCAGCACTTCCAAAGGAGAAACGCTGATTGACACAGTAAAAAATATTGAATCAATGAACACAGATGTTTTTGTTGTACGACATGCTTTTTCAGGCTCAGTCAAATTCATTGCGGAAAACACGTGTGCCAGAGTGGTTAACGCAGGTGATGGAACAAACGAACACCCCACCCAGGCTCTCCTTGATTTATTAACAATAAAAGAGCATAAAAAAGATTTTGCAAATCTTAATGTTGCAATAATCGGAGATATAACGCACAGCAGAGTGGCCAGATCAAACATTTGGGCAATGCAAAAACTTGGTATGAATATAAAACTTTTCGGCCCTAAAACGATGATGCCCGCACATCCGGAACCCTTTGGATGCAAAATATGCAGCAGCATTGAAGAAGCTCTTGAAAACACTGATGTGGTAATGATGCTGAGAATACAGATGGAACGGCAGTCAAAAACACTCCTTCCTTCTGTAAAGGAATATTCAAGGCTATACGGCCTTAACGCTGAAAAAATGAAACTTGCTAAAAAAGATGCACTGATAATGCACCCAGGTCCTATAAACAGAGGTGTGGAGCTTGCCAGCAATGCTGCGGATTCTGCGCAGTCGGTAATACTTGAACAGGTTGAAAACGGTGTTGCAGTGAGAATGGCTGTTTTATATCTTCTTGGAATCAAAACGGAGGTTAAATAATGGATTTATTATTAAAAAACGGAAAAGTGATAAATCACGATAGTGAAAAAGATACCGATATCTTAATTAAAAATGGTAAGATTTCCGGTGTTTCTTCCAATATAAAAGCCGATAATGATATAGAAGTAATTGACTGCAAAGGTAATTATATTCTCCCCGGCCTTATCGACATGCACGTACATTTCAGGGATCCGGGACTTGAATATAAAGAAGACATCATATCAGGAAGTGATGCAGCTGCAGCAGGGGGAATTACCACCTGTTTTCCCATGGCAAATACAAAACCTGTAAACGACAACGATTCCGTCACATCTTACATGGTTGAAAAAGCCCGGGAATACGGCAAAATAGACCTTTTCCCTGTCGGTTCAATAACAAAGAAAATGAAGGGTGAAGAGCTGGCTGAAATGGGAGAAATGAAAAAAGCCGGAGCCCTGGCCTTTTCAGATGACGGATTGCCCGTTCTTTCAAGCGAAATTATGCGGAGAGCTTTAGAATATGCTTCGGGCATAGGAGCTTTCATCATAAGTCATTCTGAAGATATATCACTGGCTGGAAGCGGCGTAATAAATGAAGGGAAAGTTTCAACAATAACCGGCTTAAAAGGGATACCTGCAGAAGCAGAAGAAATAATGATATCCAGAGATATTCTCCTTTCAAAACTTACCGGCGCTCATATTCATATTGCCCATGTCAGCACAAAAGGCTCAGTGGATTTAATACGCAGAGCAAAAGACCAGGGATTAAATGTAACATGTGAAGCCGCCCCCCATCATTTTACTTTTACCGAAGAGGAGCTGCTCAATTATGATACAAATTACAAAATGAACCCGCCCTTAAGGACAAAAGAGGATGTAATATGCATAAAAGAAGCGTTGAAAGACGGGACAATTGATATCATTGCGACAGATCACGCCCCTCATCATCCGGATGAAAAATTTGTGGAATTCGACAATGCTCCGAACGGTGTTATCGGCCTCCAAACATTAATACCACTCACACTTAAACTGGTCAACGAGGGCATAATAGATATAAAACAGTTTGTAAAACTTACATCCTATATGCCATCGGTTATTTCTGGTTTAGATGACAGAGGGGAGATAAAGGAGGGAAAGATCGCTGATATTACGGTAATCGATCCTGAGAAAACTTATTTATACGATAAAAATATAAACAAATCCAAAGCCGAAAACTCACCTCTTTTGGGCTCCGGGTTGCAGGGGATGGCCTTGTACACTATTAAAAACGGCAGAATTGTATATGAAAGTTAGTTTTAAGTGCTAAGGATTATGTTTTAAGACTTTTGAATTACATAAGTACGTCATGTTATAACATATGTCAAAAGCCAGATTGACTTGCCTTTGATCCTTTCCTTAGTACTTAGTAAGTAGATACGCAGATACTATTAGTACATAGATAGAGATCCCTCGGCTTCGCTCGGGATGACATAAATTGTTGTCTAACAGCGATAGCTAAATAGAATGTAAACATATTTACCAGTCTAAAAGACTGGTGCTAGCAGCAGGCATTCTTCCGAGTAAAACGAAGTGAAACCGAGGAATCTCTATCTTTATATAACACATATATCTGGGTAACTGCTTAATACTCAGCCCTTAGCCCTTAACACTTAGCACTTAATGCTTAACACTAAATAGATAAATATTTTTTATGCTCAATATTGGTAATTGTTGTTCTGTGGTCTTCCCAGTCAGCCAGCTTAAGTATTATATAGTTATTAAAAAGATCTTCACCGAGTACTTCCTTTAAAAACTTGCTCTTTTCCGATTCCATCAACGCTTCATAAAAGTCTCTCGGCAAAAAACGCCTGTCAAGAACTTTAGGTGTGTAGTTTTTTTTGTATGTGTTGCCCATATCCGGCTTGCCGGGATCGAGTCTTTCATCGATACCACGTAATCCCATAGCAATCAGCGTTGCAAATTTCAGATAAACGTTACCTGTGGCATCGGCACATCTAAGCTCAAACCTGGTAGCCTCAGGTTCTGCGGTATAAGGAATTCTCACCATGGAACTTCTGTTGCGCAGCCCCCAGCCTCTTACTATAGGAGCTTCACGGTTCATTACATAAGCTTTGTAAGAATTCAGAGTTGATGCAAATATTATAGAAGATTCCCTGGCATATTTGATAATTCCGCCTATAAAGTTTTTCATTTTATCACTTAAACCGTATTCATCAGCAGCATCATAGCATAGATTATTATTTTCCGTATCCGAAAAGGATGCATGTATATGAAAAGCATTTCTGTTAAATCCTGTAAAAGGTTTGGACATAAATGTTGCGTACATACCGCACTCAGCAGCAATTTCCTTGGTAACATATTCAAACAGGACAGTTCTGTCGGCAATACTCAAAGGTTCTCCGGGCTCAAGATTGATTTCGTGCTGAGAGGATGTAACTTCATGATGGGTTTTTTCAAACTTGATTCCGCATTTCTCAAGAACATTGACAATTTCATGCCTGACAATTTCACCCGAATCACTGGGCCCTGAACCAAAATAATCAAGTTTATCCGTGTGTATGTCATTGCTGAACTCATCTCTTTTTAGAAGAAAAAACTCATGCTCTGGCCCGAAAGTAAACTTCATTCCGTAATTTTTAGCGGCTGTTTCAATCATTTTTTCCAGAACAGCCCTGGGATCAACACTGGAGCGAGAACCGTCCTGATCAAAAAGTTTACCGGTGAAAAAAGCCACCTTTTTATCTGTAAACGGCACTATTTTAAAGCTTTCAGCAACAGGCTTAAGTATTCTGTCACTGTTGTCCACTGTAGCAATACCGGCAATTGAACTGCCGTCAATCCCCACCCCGTTTTCAAGAATTTTATCCATGTCGGAAGGATTTACGGAAAGGCTTTTTGTCCTACCATTTAAATCCTTGAAAAAAATCTTTGTTATATCAGCTTTTTTGAGATATCTGTCTATATCCGATTTGCTCGAAGATAGCATCCTTTCCCCCTTTTTTTGTTCAACGTTCAATGTTCAATGTTCAAGACGTAAAACGTGAGACGTAAGACGCACTATCACCCATCAACCACATCAACTTCCTCAACCATTTCAACATCAACCTTTACCTCTCCCTCACTCACTTACTTACTTAGCACTTAACGCTTATCACTTAACACTAAATTATTCCGGCATATTGGGTATCTTAGTTTCCTCCCCTTTATAGTTCCTGAGATAAAAATACTCTTCATCACTGCCTTGAATATAATAATCAGGCATCAGCGGAATCTTGCCGATATTGGTTGCAATCACATACATAGGCTGTGCAAGACCTGTGGTATGGCCTCTTATGGCATCCCTGATCAACTCAGCACCTTTGAGAACCGGGGTTCTGAAATGATCGATACCAGGAGCCGGTTCGCAGTAAAAAACATAATAGGGGCGAATTCTCCATCTGAGCAGTTTCTGATGAAGCTCTCTGAATGTCTCCACATCATCATTGATTCCTTTTAGGAGCACTGCCTGATTTCCAACATTCACGCCGCATTTCAGCAGTTCAAATACAGCTTTTCTCACTTCCTCTGTAAGCTCCTTAGGATGATTAACCTGGGTATTTATCCATATCGGGACTCTGTGATAACCGCTTAAAACCTTTTTCAGACCTTCTGTAATTCTGTGAGGAAGTACAACGGGGAGCCTTGTACCGAATCTTATCATTTCCACATGCTCAATATCCTGAAGACTTTTAATAATATAGTCCAATTTTTCATCACTAAGTAAGAAAGGATCGCCACCAGTAATAAGAATATCCCTTACTTCTTCATGCTGCCTTATCCATTCAATCCCCTCATCCACATCAAATCTCAGCTTCAGATTCTGGCTGACAACCACTTCTTTACGAAAGCAATGCCTGCAATAAATCCCGCAGACTTCAATTACAGTAAAAGCCACTCTGTCTTTATATTGTCTGGCTATACTGTCCGGCCTTTTCTCACCGACTGCTCTGTTTTCTTTCCACACAAGATATTCATCCATTCCGTAAACATTCTTTGTTTCTTCCATAGAGGGAATAATCTGCCTTCTGACAGGACAGTTAGGATCATCTTTGTCCATTAAGGAAGCATAATAAGGTGTTGCGCCCCATCTCGTTTTAAGAGAGGTTAAAGCCTTCCTCTCATCATCCGTTAAATTGACAATTTTCTCCAAATCTTCCACAGTGTTCACACTGTTTTTAAGCTGCTCTTTCCATTCTTCGGCCACTGAGTCCTCCTGTTTATTTTTTATATCAATTCAGATATTTTTGCTGCAGTTGACATATAATGGTCCCTAATCACAGATTCCAGCATTCCGCCGTCTTTTTTGCTTATGGTATCAATAATACACTCATGGCGTTTTCTAATATTTTCAGGACTGTAAATCTTCATCCAGTATTTATTAAAAAATATATGAGATTTATGTGATAATTTCTTGGTAAATTCAACCAGCTCAAAATTCGGTGATTTACAGAACATATATTCATGAAATTTACCACCCGCTTCTATAAATTTTAAATGCTCCCCTTCAAAAGCAAAAAATTCCATATCATCTATATACATTTTCAAATTGTCAATATCATCCCTGCTGAATAAATCAAGAGCCGTTCTTATCGCATATCCTTCCAGGAGACCTCTTGTTTCATAGGTATCCAGGATCTGTTCTTTTGTAATTTCCGTGACATAATAGCCAACCTGTGGTTTATACTTGAGTATACCTTCAGTAATCAGCTCTCTGAGAGCCTCTCTGACCGGTGCCCTGCTTATGCCGAAATTTTTAGACAAACTGCTTTCAATTACCCGGTCTCCGCTGTTCATTTCGCCGTTGAGTATCATATGATAAATCTGTTTTACCACAAGATCCTTATACGTATTTTTTTCAAGAACTTCCACTGTTTCACCCCGTTGTCGACAATCGACGATATAAAAATCATTTCCGTTTGTCAACATTTTTTAATAGTTTTTTCTTGAATATTACCTGCCGATTTTTATAATATTTAAAAAGTCGCAGGATAAAGCTATGGATGCAGTTACAGCAATGGCCGAGAATAAAATAAAAGAAGCAGTTGAAAATGGTGAGCTGGATGATATCAAAGGTAAAGGCAAGCCTTTACACCTGGAGGATCTGAGCAGAATTCCCGAAGAACTGCGTGCAGGATATATATTATTAAAAAATTCAGGGATTTTACCGGAAGAGATAAACCTGAAAAATGAAATAAAGAAGCTGGAAGATCTGCTGGATTATTGTTATGATGATAAGGAATACAGAAAGATAAAATTTAAACTCAATGAAAAAATACTTCATTACAATATTTTAATGGATAAGAAGGGAAAAACAGCTGCCCACCTGGAGTATGAAAGCAAGATCCTGGGCAGGCTGCAAAAAGGTTAAATCATGAAAGTGACTTTCCTGACAGATAACTATACTGATTCGCGAAATCTGCTTGCCGAACACGGCTTTTCATGTCTGATAAATTTTGAAAAATATAATTTTCTCTTCGATACAGGGCAGACAATTTCAATGGCACATAATGCCGATATTCTCGGAAAATCTTTGGATACACTGGATGCTGTATTCCTAAGCCACGGTCATTATGACCATACAGGCGGACTTGGATATATCAGTAACAAAAAAAATAAAACGGTAGTGTACTGCAGCAGTAAAATAGCTGATAATCACAGAAAGAAAAATGCTGAAGACGAGTATAAATACATAGGTATAGAAAACCAAATACTTAAAGAGCAAAACCTATACTTTTCCTATATAGATGATTCAATAAATTTGAAACCGGAAATCATTTTTACCCATATAAAACGCTACGATGACTTTGATTCGGATAAAAATTTATATATCAAAGAGGGTGAAAAATATTTAAAAGATCCTTTCAGAGATGAAATGTTTTTGATTTTACTGGAATCCGACGGATTAACAATAATTACAGGCTGCTCCCACAGGGGAATATTAAATATTGTAAGAACAGCCATTAATATAACAGGAGCAAATACAATAAAAAATCTCATAGGGGGATTTCATCTTTTCAGAAGCAGCGATAATGAAATAATTGAAATTGCTGAAAAGTTAAACGGATACAACATAGGACATATTATAACCGGTCACTGTACCGGCTTAAACGGATTGTTTGTTTTAAAAAATATCTGCAGAAATAAAATCACTCCCATAAAGTCCGGATTGACATTAACTTTAAACTAACCAAAACTAAATAGTGGAGGAAAAATGAATCAGAAAGTATTTTATACGGAAAACAGACCGTGGGGCAGTTTCACGGTAATCGACAGCGGAGAAAAATATAAATTAAAACGTATAGAAGTCTTGCCTCACAAACGTCTGAGCCTGCAAAAGCATATGTTTAGGGATGAATACTGGACAATAATCCAGGGAAAGGGTGAGGTGCAGATTGAAGATGCTTTCATAGAGACGGGTCCGGGTGAAATGTATCATATTCCCAGAGAATCAAGACACAGAATCAGCAACAAGTCAAATATAAAACTTATTTTTTTCGAGGTGCAGATGGGTGATAAATTAGAGGAGAATGATATAATAAGATATGAAGATGATTACGGAAGAATAAAAAATGGATAATATAAAAAACATAGGTTTTATTTCCACCAGAATTGAAGGAACCGACGGCGTGTCCCTGGAAATAGAAAAGTGGGCACAGGTATTGGGAAAAAATAACTTCAACTGCTTTTATTTTGCAGGCAAATGTGACAGAGAACCTGATAAATCAATGATTGTGCCGGAAGCCTTTTTCGATCAGCCGGAAATTAAAGAAATTCAGAATAAATGTATAGGCTCAACTCACAGAAGTACTGAAACATCAGATAAAATCCACAAAATAAGTGATTTCCTAAAATCAAATATTTATAAATTTATAAAAAAATTTGATATCCATTTACTTATTGTGGAAAATGCCCTGGCCATTCCGATGAATATTCCTCTGGGGCTGGCTATAACCGAATTCACTGTTGAAACATGTTTTCCGGTAATAGCTCACCACCACGATTTCTACTGGGAAAGGGACAGATTTATAATAAACGCAGCCAAAGACTATCTGGACAGAGCGTTCCCTCCAAAACTCCCTTCTATAAAGCATGTGACTATAAACTCACTGGCAAGTGAGCAGCTCAGCCTGAGAAAAGGGATTTCAAACATTGTAATCCCAAACGTATACGACTTTTCAAAAGAACCTGATAAAACATCCTCTAAAACTTGCAGTGAAATCAGAAAAGTTGCCGGACTTGAAAAGGATGATATTATGGTTTTACAGCCAACACGCGTTGTACCAAGAAAATGGATTGAGCGGGCCGTTGAAACAGTATATCTTATGAATCTGAAAGAACCGAAGCTCTTCATTTCACACGCCGCATCAGATGAAGGGGAAAATTACTTCAAACGAATAAAAAATTATTCCGATATACTCGGAGTGGAAATTGTCACCCTTGATAAATACGTCGGTTCAGAAAGAAATGTAAAAAAGAATAACAATAAAAAATATACAATAGGTAATATGTACGATTGTGCAGATATAATAACTTATCCTTCAGGATATGAAGGGTTTGGTAATGCATTTCTTGAAACGATTTATCATAAAAAACCGATAATTGTTAACCGATATTCGATATTTATAGCTGACATTGAGCCTAAAGGCTTTGACGTAATAACGTTTGACGGTTTTATTACTGAAGAAACCGTCCAAAATGCTCTGGATTTATTGAAAGATAAAGAAAAACTTAAACATATGGTTGAAAAAAACTACAAACTTGGAATGCGTTTTTTCTCATACGAGGTTCTGGAATTTCATCTGCTTGGCCTCATAAAATCTCTATCATTGAGGGGATGTTAGAATGCACAGAATGAACATTGCTCTTCTGCACTATTCATGCCCTCCTGTTGTTGGGGGTGTAGAGGAAATACTAAGACAGCAGGCTCTGCTTTTCAGCCGTAATTTTAATAACGTAAAGATATTTGCAGGAACCGGAAGCCAGTTTGCCAAAAATATTCCTGTGGAAATTAATCCACTTTTGGGTTCACAGGAAAAAACAGTTGAAATGTCGGTAAGAATGTATCTACAGGGGCAAAAAGAGTTATTTTACAATCTGAAGGAAAAAATTAAGAATTATTTACTAAAGAGTCTGGAGCCCTTTGATATCTTAATAGCTCACAACGTTCTTACAATGCGCTACAACCTGCCTTTGACATACGCAATACACGAAATTGCCGAAAAGAATGACACAGAAGTTGTAAGCTGGAATCACGACTGTTTGTTCTTTTATAAAGATTCGGATAGAAAGTTCAGCCATGAGATATACAAGATACTCCGGCAGTTTAACAAAAAACTTACATATGTTGCAGTTTCAGAAAGCAGAAAAGAGGATTTTGAAAAGCTTTACGGCAAAGAGGATTGTGTAACAACAATACCCAACGGGATTGATCCAAAAAGCTTTTACGCGCTTGATGATTCTTCTGTTAAGATTATTGATGAGCGAAACCTGCTGAAGGCGGACTTCATTATGGTGCAACCATCAAGGCTTCATCCGAGAAAAAACATCGAGCTTTCTATAAAAGTCACATCAGAGTTAACAAAAAAAGGGCTTGATGCAATTTTAATTGTTACAGGAGCTTTTGATCCGCACGAAGAAGGGACAAGAAGATATTATAACAATTTAAAGCAGATGATAAATGATTATAACATTGAAAATAATGTAATAATTCTTGCCGAATACCGGCTTAAGTCCGGAGAAGTTATAAATTCAAACAGACTCAATATAAGGGACCTCTATTTGATTTCAGATATACTTTTTCTACCCAGTTTCCACGAAGGTTTTGGTATTCCACTGCTTGAAGCGGGCATGATAAAACTGCCGGTAGTTTGCTCAGATATACCCCCTTTCAGGACAATAGGCGAAGACAGTGTTACCTATTTTAAACTGGATGAAACGCCGGGAAATATTGCTGATAGAATTATTGAATTTTTAAAAACTTCTTCCACCGGGAACTTTTTTCGAAAAGTTATAAAAAAATACAGCTGGGATAATATTTATGAGAAAAACCTGCAGCCTTTTCTTTCTCATCTTTATAATAAAAGAAACAAAAAAACTCTTGATAATTATTAACGATTTATTATATTAATTTTTGTAAAGAAAATAATAAGTTGCCCGGCTATTCAAACGCTTCTTCCCTCCTCCCCTCTTGAAGCAATTAGCCGGGATTTTTTTATGTCCCGATTAAACCGGCTTCAAATTCAGTCCAAATCAAGCTAATACAAAATATCCGCAAAAACTGAGGAAATTTTTACAAAACAATGTTATTTTTCACAATAATTTAAGAAAATTTTATTTTTATTTGTTTTGTCAGCTAATAATAAACACTATAAAGCCGTACATTTTAATGAAAAGTCAAATTTTAACGGCAATATATTAATTTACAGTTAAAGATTTCCTATTGATTTGCTATGTTTTTTATACATAATTAACAATGTATCTGAATAACTGGTATCTCAAAATAGGAAGAGATACTTCTTTAACGCTTTAACATCGGGGATAATAAAAAGGGAGGTTAAAGCAAAATTTAAACTCAGTTATTCAGGTATAATTCAAGTTTCGCATTTACACTGTTTTCACGTCTTTGCGAGGAGTGAAAACGACGAAGCAATCTCTCTGTTTTTCTTGTTTTGAGATTGCCACAACCCTGTTTTCACAGGGTTTCGCAATAACAAAACGAAGTGCGAAACTTGATGTATAAATTTAAATTTTATTCACGGAGGTTTTAGAAAATGGAAAAAAGATTCAGAGATGGTCTGGAAACAGTCAGCTATTTTTCCCTGTTAGCGCTCCTCTGCGGAGTTGTTGCAGTAGGCGCTGTACTTATTCTGTAAAATTGAAAAAAGGGGGGCTCAACCCCCCCCTTTTTTTCATACCCTAACAAACCCTTTTGAACAAATGTTTTTGGCATCATTTATAGAATAAAGGACATTGGTGTCTTGCCTTGAAAATTTAACGGTGAGTTTTTCCACATCAAAACCCACTTCTTTCTGAAAATTTATAAAAAACTCATTAACCTCAACATTTTTCCCGATATATCTTTTCAATGCAGTGTCAAGAATATTTACATATGCCGTATTATTCATATGCATATTCGTATCAAAATCTGAAAAACGGACAGTTTGCAGCAAACCTTCCTCATCGCCGGGATTTTTGTCAACCTTGTATGAGGCAATCGGAAATGATGTGGCCTGAGAGCTTTCAGTCTCATAAGCTTCACTCAGATAAGAAGGAATACGTTTTATACGTTTGGTGGTTATATCCAAAAGTGTCCACATCGAAACAGCTCTCACAGCCTCAGTGCCGCCGCTGCGAATAATAAACTCCCTGAAAGCCTTTACACCGGATATCCCTGATGACCAGGTTATCACAGTGATACTATCTCCTAATACAGGATATTCTGAAATATCTACGTACAGCTTATTTAATACCCAGGCCACACCCATATCTTTAAGTGTTTCGGCATCATAGCCAACCATATCAGAATGATGTATTGCAATTTCCTGAAAAAAAGAGACAAGACTGTCCGGTCTCAGCTTGAAGTCAAACCCTATATCTTTATAATTTACAACCTTTTCCAGCTTTACAATCATATTCAGATTACCGGTTCAAAATATTTTACGGCAGGATTGTAGTCAAAAATTTCACCCTTATCGATCAAATAGTACCATCCGTAGATATTAAGGGACTTTTGCTTTATCCGTTCCTCAATAAACGGATATGTCATAAGATTTTCTAACTGCATAACGACATTAATCATTTCAATATGATAAGGCATTCTTATATCTTCATCCAGATTTTGGTAATATTTTACCCTGGTGTTTTCCGATAAAGATAGCCATCTTTTTACATTAGGCAGCAAACTTAACTCGTCATCATTTTTTAAAAGCGATGAGCACCCG is part of the Flexistipes sp. genome and harbors:
- a CDS encoding acyl-[acyl-carrier-protein] thioesterase, with translation MIVKLEKVVNYKDIGFDFKLRPDSLVSFFQEIAIHHSDMVGYDAETLKDMGVAWVLNKLYVDISEYPVLGDSITVITWSSGISGVKAFREFIIRSGGTEAVRAVSMWTLLDITTKRIKRIPSYLSEAYETESSQATSFPIASYKVDKNPGDEEGLLQTVRFSDFDTNMHMNNTAYVNILDTALKRYIGKNVEVNEFFINFQKEVGFDVEKLTVKFSRQDTNVLYSINDAKNICSKGFVRV
- a CDS encoding phosphomannose isomerase type II C-terminal cupin domain: MNQKVFYTENRPWGSFTVIDSGEKYKLKRIEVLPHKRLSLQKHMFRDEYWTIIQGKGEVQIEDAFIETGPGEMYHIPRESRHRISNKSNIKLIFFEVQMGDKLEENDIIRYEDDYGRIKNG
- a CDS encoding glycosyltransferase family 4 protein gives rise to the protein MHRMNIALLHYSCPPVVGGVEEILRQQALLFSRNFNNVKIFAGTGSQFAKNIPVEINPLLGSQEKTVEMSVRMYLQGQKELFYNLKEKIKNYLLKSLEPFDILIAHNVLTMRYNLPLTYAIHEIAEKNDTEVVSWNHDCLFFYKDSDRKFSHEIYKILRQFNKKLTYVAVSESRKEDFEKLYGKEDCVTTIPNGIDPKSFYALDDSSVKIIDERNLLKADFIMVQPSRLHPRKNIELSIKVTSELTKKGLDAILIVTGAFDPHEEGTRRYYNNLKQMINDYNIENNVIILAEYRLKSGEVINSNRLNIRDLYLISDILFLPSFHEGFGIPLLEAGMIKLPVVCSDIPPFRTIGEDSVTYFKLDETPGNIADRIIEFLKTSSTGNFFRKVIKKYSWDNIYEKNLQPFLSHLYNKRNKKTLDNY
- a CDS encoding glycosyltransferase family 4 protein; the encoded protein is MDNIKNIGFISTRIEGTDGVSLEIEKWAQVLGKNNFNCFYFAGKCDREPDKSMIVPEAFFDQPEIKEIQNKCIGSTHRSTETSDKIHKISDFLKSNIYKFIKKFDIHLLIVENALAIPMNIPLGLAITEFTVETCFPVIAHHHDFYWERDRFIINAAKDYLDRAFPPKLPSIKHVTINSLASEQLSLRKGISNIVIPNVYDFSKEPDKTSSKTCSEIRKVAGLEKDDIMVLQPTRVVPRKWIERAVETVYLMNLKEPKLFISHAASDEGENYFKRIKNYSDILGVEIVTLDKYVGSERNVKKNNNKKYTIGNMYDCADIITYPSGYEGFGNAFLETIYHKKPIIVNRYSIFIADIEPKGFDVITFDGFITEETVQNALDLLKDKEKLKHMVEKNYKLGMRFFSYEVLEFHLLGLIKSLSLRGC